Proteins from a single region of Pseudarthrobacter sp. NIBRBAC000502772:
- a CDS encoding ABC-F family ATP-binding cassette domain-containing protein, with the protein MSLIRLNDVNVSFDKTQVLREAFFKLEAGDRVGLIGKNGSGKSTILKLIQGQVAPDSGTVAVELGTKAAYFSQFSELNGESTIAEVLDGLFAHVKEIEAELAGIDTAIAADSSDAARLDELIHRQSELFEAMDRLDGWDYQRSIDKVLTTLGFSDHHRTCAIDELSGGWRNRAALAKILLEAPDVLLLDEPTNYLDVAGVEWLEGWFRTFKGAAIIVSHDRKFLDSVVTRIIEVENFHLHEYPGNFAEYVVAKQFKLKSLESQFVHESELLAFEAEGISDRREAAKAAGKGLANQLARIKKSRAPRPVDQIITEIYGGLYVKDVLCRVESLSKAYGGRTLFSGLSFEIGRGNRIAVVGSNGSGKTTLLRALTGEEPADSGSVAWAKGAGVVSYNQVLEELDDDDTVTHAVNAMPDSLALTATKKSVNRFLAMFQFSEADLKQKIGNLSGGQRARVAMAQCLLSGASVLLLDEPTNHLDLSSTQVMERALLHFPGAVVVVSHDRFFTDKIANRRLVFSAADSGHGSVELHAA; encoded by the coding sequence ATGAGTTTGATCCGGCTGAACGACGTCAACGTGAGCTTTGACAAAACCCAAGTTCTCCGCGAGGCCTTTTTCAAGCTTGAAGCAGGGGACAGGGTCGGCCTGATCGGCAAGAACGGTTCGGGCAAGTCCACCATCCTGAAGCTGATCCAGGGCCAGGTGGCTCCCGACTCCGGGACCGTCGCCGTCGAGCTCGGAACCAAGGCTGCGTACTTCTCCCAGTTCTCCGAGCTGAACGGCGAATCCACCATCGCGGAGGTCCTGGACGGACTGTTCGCCCACGTGAAGGAGATCGAAGCCGAGCTGGCCGGCATCGATACGGCCATCGCCGCCGACTCCTCGGACGCAGCACGGCTGGATGAACTGATCCACCGCCAGTCCGAACTCTTTGAGGCGATGGACCGGCTGGATGGCTGGGACTACCAGCGCAGCATCGACAAAGTGCTCACCACTCTCGGCTTCAGCGACCACCACCGCACCTGCGCCATCGATGAACTCTCCGGCGGCTGGCGGAACCGGGCAGCGCTGGCAAAGATCCTGCTGGAAGCCCCGGACGTCCTCCTGCTTGATGAACCCACCAACTACCTTGACGTGGCCGGCGTCGAATGGCTCGAAGGCTGGTTCCGGACCTTTAAAGGCGCTGCGATCATCGTCTCGCACGACCGGAAGTTCCTGGACTCCGTTGTCACCCGGATCATCGAAGTGGAGAACTTCCACCTCCACGAATATCCGGGAAACTTCGCCGAATATGTGGTGGCGAAGCAGTTCAAGCTCAAGAGCCTGGAGAGCCAGTTCGTTCACGAGTCCGAGCTGCTGGCCTTCGAGGCCGAAGGCATCTCCGACCGGCGGGAAGCGGCCAAGGCGGCCGGCAAGGGACTGGCAAACCAGCTGGCCAGGATCAAGAAGTCCCGGGCGCCCCGGCCCGTGGACCAGATCATCACGGAGATTTACGGCGGCCTGTACGTCAAGGATGTCCTGTGCCGGGTGGAGTCCCTGAGCAAGGCCTACGGCGGCCGGACGCTGTTCAGCGGCCTCAGTTTCGAGATCGGGCGTGGTAACCGCATCGCCGTCGTCGGGTCCAACGGCAGCGGCAAGACCACGTTGCTCCGGGCGCTCACCGGCGAAGAGCCGGCCGATTCAGGCAGCGTGGCCTGGGCCAAGGGCGCCGGAGTGGTCTCCTACAACCAGGTCCTGGAAGAACTGGACGACGACGACACGGTCACCCATGCGGTCAACGCGATGCCTGACAGCCTGGCCCTGACTGCGACGAAGAAGTCGGTGAACAGGTTCCTTGCCATGTTCCAGTTCTCCGAAGCCGATCTTAAGCAGAAGATCGGCAACCTCTCAGGCGGCCAGCGCGCCCGGGTGGCCATGGCCCAATGCCTGCTCTCGGGTGCTTCGGTGCTGCTGCTGGATGAGCCCACCAACCACCTGGACCTCTCCAGCACCCAGGTTATGGAACGCGCCCTGCTGCATTTCCCGGGAGCAGTGGTGGTGGTCAGCCACGACCGCTTCTTCACCGACAAGATTGCCAACCGCCGGCTGGTATTCAGCGCTGCAGACTCAGGCCACGGGAGTGTGGAACTCCACGCCGCCTGA
- a CDS encoding ABC transporter permease: MRIFLVLYMQRLRRDRWQLVAWVLSIGLLALFATAAVARTYGDEASRAEILRLATATPVILVLRGLVRGAELGAFTFFLIYAFLALLAGLMSTFLAVRHTRAEEESGRAELISATPAVRWPPLAATAVHGLVANALVATAVALAFLAGGLDPAGSLVAGAATGAVGVAFLGVGLLAAEFLSTSRGANGIASAFVVLAYLLRGFGDATGQISEDGLTVTAAWPSWVSPIGWGQQTFAYTGNRAWPLLLHLTFAAASLAAVVMIMARRDVGASVLAGRSGRTDARPGLRGPFALAQRLQQGAIASWCVAGLATGLLTGSLGSAVESSVTTSPSVTAALRAMIQAQGISMTQLLIAALFSIAGVLAAVCGLQAVLRLRQEEVAGTGTLVLSGAVGRVRWLGSFLGLGAVSVVLVLGFAAFGAWVSLAASGDTSSEVGDVWQTALNQLPAALIYLALPAVVFVLWPRATMPLGWTLLGLGVALGIYGGMLGFDQAVRDLSPFTHTPVTTAQGTDWSGGFWMLSIAGVLAATALAAMRRREVGTE; encoded by the coding sequence ATGAGGATCTTCCTGGTCCTGTACATGCAGCGGCTCCGCCGTGACAGGTGGCAGCTCGTCGCTTGGGTGCTCTCCATCGGGCTGCTTGCCCTGTTTGCTACCGCGGCAGTCGCCCGGACGTACGGCGACGAAGCCTCCCGGGCGGAAATCCTGCGGCTGGCCACGGCGACGCCGGTGATTCTCGTGCTTCGTGGCCTGGTCCGAGGCGCTGAGCTTGGCGCCTTCACGTTCTTCCTGATCTACGCCTTCCTCGCCCTCCTCGCCGGGCTGATGAGCACGTTCCTGGCCGTCCGTCACACGCGGGCCGAGGAGGAGTCCGGTCGGGCAGAGCTTATCTCCGCGACGCCCGCCGTTCGGTGGCCCCCCCTCGCCGCCACGGCGGTGCACGGGCTGGTGGCGAACGCACTCGTCGCGACGGCCGTCGCCCTGGCCTTCCTCGCCGGCGGCCTCGACCCTGCCGGCTCACTCGTCGCCGGCGCAGCGACAGGAGCCGTGGGTGTCGCCTTCCTCGGCGTCGGACTCCTTGCCGCCGAATTCCTCAGCACCTCACGCGGAGCGAACGGCATCGCATCTGCATTCGTCGTCCTCGCCTACCTGCTCCGCGGATTCGGCGACGCGACCGGACAGATCAGCGAGGACGGCCTCACGGTCACGGCCGCTTGGCCAAGCTGGGTATCACCGATCGGCTGGGGCCAGCAGACGTTCGCCTACACGGGCAACCGGGCCTGGCCCCTCCTGCTCCACCTCACTTTCGCGGCAGCGAGCCTCGCCGCCGTCGTCATGATCATGGCGCGACGCGACGTCGGCGCCAGCGTCCTCGCGGGCAGATCAGGGCGGACTGATGCGAGGCCGGGCCTCCGGGGGCCGTTCGCACTCGCCCAGCGGCTCCAGCAAGGGGCGATCGCCAGCTGGTGCGTTGCCGGCCTCGCAACAGGCCTGCTCACCGGCTCCCTCGGATCGGCCGTAGAATCTTCGGTAACCACCAGCCCTTCCGTGACGGCCGCCCTGCGCGCAATGATCCAGGCACAGGGAATCTCAATGACCCAACTACTCATCGCGGCCCTGTTCTCGATTGCCGGTGTCCTCGCCGCGGTCTGCGGCTTGCAGGCCGTCCTGCGCTTGCGCCAGGAGGAAGTGGCGGGGACCGGCACGCTCGTTCTGTCGGGAGCGGTGGGCCGCGTGCGCTGGCTCGGGAGCTTCCTGGGGCTGGGCGCAGTATCCGTGGTGCTCGTCCTGGGCTTCGCAGCCTTCGGGGCGTGGGTGTCGCTGGCAGCATCCGGGGACACGTCCAGCGAAGTCGGCGACGTCTGGCAGACGGCCCTCAACCAACTCCCCGCCGCACTCATCTACCTCGCCCTGCCCGCCGTGGTGTTCGTCCTCTGGCCGCGGGCCACGATGCCGCTCGGCTGGACGCTACTGGGCCTCGGGGTCGCCCTCGGCATCTACGGCGGGATGCTCGGCTTCGACCAGGCCGTCCGCGACCTCTCGCCCTTCACGCACACCCCGGTCACGACCGCCCAGGGGACGGACTGGAGCGGTGGCTTCTGGATGCTTAGCATCGCGGGAGTTCTCGCTGCGACGGCGCTGGCTGCGATGCGCCGCCGGGAGGTGGGCACCGAATAA
- a CDS encoding ABC transporter ATP-binding protein has translation MDTVIRTVDLRKNFGRVQALDGLNLEAMAGEIHGFLGPNGAGKSTTLRILLGLARASSGSATVLGLHPWTDAVELHRRVASVPGDVNIWPNLSGGEAIDLLSRLRGGTADQEAYRQKRHRLCEAFDFDPGKKGRAYSKGNRQKVVLIAALATEAEVYLLDEPTSGLDPLMEAVFMREIRRLAQEKGATVLLSSHILSEVEQLADRVSIIRAGRIVDGGTLDSLRHLTRTEVSFTQDSTDITALASLSPVHDLTIAEGRVKFGADSDSVHEVLPLLGSMGVKGLLVAPPSLEELFLRHYGDQVASAVPDADDGGPHRRRHRAEARSGA, from the coding sequence ATGGACACCGTTATCCGCACGGTCGATCTCCGCAAGAACTTCGGTCGGGTCCAAGCGCTCGACGGTCTCAACCTTGAGGCCATGGCAGGCGAGATCCACGGCTTCCTCGGCCCCAACGGCGCTGGGAAGTCCACCACGCTGCGCATCCTCCTCGGCCTGGCCCGAGCGTCGTCCGGCAGCGCAACGGTTCTGGGCCTCCACCCCTGGACCGACGCCGTCGAACTCCACCGCCGGGTGGCCAGCGTGCCGGGCGATGTGAATATCTGGCCCAACCTATCCGGAGGCGAAGCGATCGATCTCCTGTCGCGCCTGCGCGGAGGCACAGCCGACCAGGAAGCCTACAGGCAGAAACGGCACAGACTCTGCGAGGCCTTCGACTTCGACCCGGGTAAGAAGGGCCGCGCCTACTCCAAGGGCAACCGACAGAAGGTGGTCCTCATTGCGGCCCTCGCCACCGAGGCGGAGGTCTACCTCCTGGATGAGCCGACCAGCGGCCTGGACCCCCTTATGGAGGCCGTCTTCATGCGCGAAATCCGGCGGCTGGCGCAGGAGAAAGGCGCCACAGTCCTCCTCTCAAGCCACATCCTCTCCGAGGTCGAGCAACTGGCCGACCGGGTGAGTATCATCCGCGCCGGAAGGATCGTCGACGGCGGGACGCTCGACTCCCTCCGACACCTCACCCGAACGGAAGTCTCCTTCACCCAGGACAGTACGGACATTACTGCCCTGGCCAGCCTCTCCCCGGTACACGATCTCACCATCGCCGAAGGCCGGGTCAAGTTCGGCGCCGATTCCGACAGCGTCCACGAGGTCCTGCCGCTGCTGGGCAGCATGGGGGTCAAGGGGCTTCTCGTCGCTCCCCCGTCGCTCGAGGAGCTGTTCCTGCGCCACTACGGCGACCAGGTCGCCTCTGCCGTCCCGGACGCGGACGACGGCGGCCCGCACCGCCGTCGCCACCGCGCCGAGGCGCGGAGCGGCGCCTGA